Proteins from a genomic interval of Maylandia zebra isolate NMK-2024a linkage group LG15, Mzebra_GT3a, whole genome shotgun sequence:
- the LOC106674938 gene encoding uncharacterized protein LOC106674938: MYLRMKCTILFLVLSMVVLMAEPGEGFISHIIGGIIHAGKAIHRAIQRCRQRGELQVEQELQQQLQQLKQLQQQEKLNQRFNREQLKRERVVFN, encoded by the exons ATGTATTTAAG GATGAAGTGCACTATACTGTTCCTTGTGCTGTCGATGGTCGTCCTCATGGCTGAACCTGGGGAAGGCTTTATTTCCCATATTATCGGTGGAATTATTCATG ctGGCAAGGCTATCCATCG CGCAATACAACGTTGCAGACAAAGAGGAGAACTGCAGGTAGAGCAGGAACTGCAGCAACAACTACAGCAACTGAAACAACTTCAGCAACAGGAAAAGCTGAACCAACGCTTTAACCGAGAGCAGCTCAAACGAGAGAGAGTTGTTTTTAACTAG